A window of Ranitomeya variabilis isolate aRanVar5 chromosome 2, aRanVar5.hap1, whole genome shotgun sequence contains these coding sequences:
- the LOC143804071 gene encoding taste receptor type 2 member 4-like has product MADSTEDDSLIQKLGLLTLEIITLILGLVIHIFIIGGNVNDWWNGRSMTSVDHIVTFLGISNMCAQCANALYYLVFTCCASSPDTYFPLLTIDMFYIFFNYSCFWLTTLLSIVFCLKISNLRSRLFLYLRRVILPRTGHFIVASGLLSALNFVIDLWTVINDLIKPGTYNVTMSNLNTDCIYAASIHSFIVGASIPLIFSYISSILLFTSLYNHTVKMKMSSNLSINLETYYSAMKLVSFTFIYNTISFIGHCICAFYSYFYCVNLPWLHIILDFLPALHFSYLIYRTAKLRSQMSKVLLNVINVLFQRKDSEKERT; this is encoded by the coding sequence ATGGCTGATTCTACAGAGGACGATAGTCTCATCCAGAAGCTTGGTCTCCTAACCTTGGAAATAATCACTCTCATACTTGGACTGGTGATACATATATTCATAATTGGCGGCAATGTCAATGACTGGTGGAATGGAAGATCAATGACCTCTGTTGACCACATTGTAACCTTTCTTGGGATTTCTAATATGTGTGCTCAGTGTGCTAATGCTCTCTATTATTTAGTGTTTACATGCTGTGCAAGCAGCCCGGACACATACTTTCCTCTGCTTACTATTGATATGTTTTATATATTCTTTAATTATTCCTGTTTCTGGCTAACAACTTTACTCTCCATTGTCTTCTGTCTGAAGATCTCCAACCTCCGCAGTAGACTGTTCCTGTATCTGAGGAGGGTGATATTACCCAGGACTGGTCATTTCATTGTAGCCTCCGGACTTCTCTCTGCTTTGAATTTTGTGATTGACTTGTGGACGGTTATAAATGATTTGATCAAACCTGGAACTTACAATGTAACCATGAGTAATCTAAACACAGATTGCATTTATGCTGCCAGTATACACAGTTTTATTGTAGGAGCCTCCATCCCACTGATTTTCTCTTacatctcctccatcctcctcttcACCTCTTTGTATAATCACACAGTAAAGATGAAGATGAGCAGTAATTTATCCATCAATTTGGAGACATATTACTCAGCGATGAAATTAGTATCCTTCACCTTCATTTATAACACTATATCCTTCATTGGTCATTGTATTTGTGCTTTTTATAGCTATTTTTATTGTGTAAACCTTCCTTGGCTTCATATTATCTTGGACTTTCTACCGGCTCTACATTTCTCCTACCTGATCTACAGAACAGCCAAACTCCGGAGTCAAATGTCCAAAGTTCTGCTGAATGTCATtaatgtcttattccaaagaaaggATTCAGAAAAAGAGAGAACATAG